A region of the Phoenix dactylifera cultivar Barhee BC4 chromosome 10, palm_55x_up_171113_PBpolish2nd_filt_p, whole genome shotgun sequence genome:
ACTACATGGAGTACTCCTGCGTTTCCATCCTTCGAAGTTGAGTTCTTTGGCGGTGGAAACTGACTACTTTTCAGATCAAAACTTTGACTTATATGTTAGATAACAAAATTGATCAGAGTCTTGTGTTAGACCTTATATAAGGAATTTGTTCCCATGGGTTTGCTAACGAGGATATCTGCAGATGAGGCAATTTAGGACCAGACTTAACTTACCTATGGAAAGGAGAAACCGCTGTGGGTTGATATATGGCACTTGATGGCTTCTCTTGGTTGTGGGATTGAGATGCCTGTTTTAAAGGCAGCTTTGCAAGATCATTATGGAATTTTAATGCAGCTTTTCTGGGTTGTGGTAGATGATATTTTTTTCATGGCTGCTGCTCTTATTCATTGTTGCTAGAACTGGTTGGTGCTCCTCCACTTCTGATTCAAGCACTGTTGTCCGCAACTATGCTGAAATGGTACCATGTTATTATCACACATGCAAAGCTCTAAAATCAGCCTATCTTATTTTTCAACTTCATCATTCAGCTCTTGGTTTCTGATAATTGTCCAACTGTGTAGCATAAAAGATATGTCAAGACATACCTgctgacccatttgcagccaacTAGCTTTTGGGTCAAGTGTGTCGTTAGTATGGTGTTAGAGCCGGAGGTCATTGGTTTAAGTTCCTTCAtgtcaattttttctttgattcatCTGTTAGTTATCCGACTCATTTCTTGTTTCAACTTTGGTTGTGATGTTGATTCTTGAATTCACCTTTCGAAAAGAACACGATCTCAGTTACTACTTCTAAATCACTTCCCATGATGAAAGACTTACCTTTGTTCTCAACTAATCTTCAGAATCTCACTTCGTTGTCTTGTTTAATTTCTGCAGCAAAATGCTTATGTCACATACTTACAtgtctgcttttttttttacatcaaCCAGACAGATTCTTAATTTTGTCAAATTTAACTTCCCAATATGCATATTGATCAAAACTTGTAACAATAACCAATTTGTTTTTTCTGTGCAGTTATTGATTAACTTACTGTAGTGTTCCCCATGACCTGTTCTTATAAAGGGCTTCATCCTTGTACAGATTAGACAATTCTGCATCCTACTATGTTTGTTGCTCCTCCTTCGCACTTAGTTATCCTCATAACACAGACTTGTTCTTAAATCCCTGTTCTGTAGGAAGGCTAACACATCTCCAATTCACCAAAATAAAAGGCCAATACATCTCCAATTCACTCaatgaaaaagtaaaaaaaaatgacaGCAAATCTATGAGCATCATACTTGGTACATTTCAGAAACCTGGCACTCATTTGATTGGTGGAAAAGAATATTGATTCTCAAGTGGTTTGGCCAACTTAGCCTGGCGTTCTAGTAGTCCAGAGGGAGTGGATTAGTGTGGATCTGCATGGTTCGACATGATTCACAGAATTCAACAGTTCTTATGCAGTTGGAATGCAGTTTAGCCTGACTTAAGCCACAGGACAGAGAGTAGCTTTAAAAGGTTCTTGTTGCAGGTTCACTGCAAATGGTTCTGGTAAAAAGTTCACTGCGCCTGTAGCCTGAGAGGCGAGAGATGACAAAAGAGCATCCATCACAAAGTCTCACAAGATCGCCTCTACCATGACCTATTCCCCCACCATACTTGTTCAACCAGCAGAGGGAACAGAGAATCCAAACCAAAAGAAATGTATGGAGGAAACCATCAAAAACATCTGCTGAACTTTAGCTTTTTAAATGGATCGCCCGTCCATTTGCCCCTGGTCCAGATGTTGGGTCCCATGGCTCTATGTGGCACCAGCACccacaatttatatatccatACCTTGGCTGGAAGACAGCCATGGCAGAGCCCCCACGTatccaataaaaaatattttcaaaggaGGAAAGTTGGTTGTGGCAATATCTTACAAATAAAAACATCCACTAAAGATTAACCTCCTACTTTGTCTCGTTCCCAACAAGCAGTGACTGACATATCCAGCATTACTATATCCTATAAGGATAGTAGGTACACAGagatataaatatatgaatataggACTATCATGGTAAAAAAGTGCTCATTCTTATCTACATTGTGATAGAATACTTAGCCTTTCAAAATACTCATCATTGAAGAACGAAACCCACATTCCTGTCCTTGCCTAGCTCATCTTCTTTTGTTCTCAGCCTCTCCATCTTATTCAAGAGCTCCTCTTTTGCTAAAATTTGGCTAAGTAAAAAACTCCTGTAACATGAGATTAATCACATAACATACCACCTCTCTCTATCCCTCCTCTTCCCTCCTGCTGCTGCCGACATTGCTACAAGCGCAGAAACCAGGTGTGGATGGTGTCGGTTATCTTCTAAATTGGCTTAGTTAGAAGGCAGAAAAATGACTGTGAACTGGCTGGTGAATTATTTGTAGGTCGGCAGTCGTAGGGCAGGCGCTTCCGTCGGTGATCAAATTCCTGATACAAACACTACATCATGTCATCATTATTTATATCTTCCTGCGTGACCAGGAGTTGAACAAAGTAGATGTGGCTTGCGAGAAATATAACATCGAGACCTTACAGTCTAAAAATATATGATGTCAACAAGGATGCTTAAAACCGTAAGACAAAAGCACTTCAGCTGAATCAGATATGGTTGGAGACCACAGCAAGGTTAATCTTGATCAAGTAATGAATTCTGAGCTTCCAATTAAGATTACAACACAGTAAACAGAAATCATTTCATGTTTTTTAATGGAAAAAGAGATAAAAGTTCAGttcattaatttatttttgactaGCAAATCACAAGAGAGTGGATTGACACATCATGGGAAAAGGCCAAGCCCAACACATCTAGGTGGGGGTGGTCAAGTCTTGGATCCTGTGGGCCCAAGGACGAGTAGTTCTTTGATGCTAAGATAGCTTTCATCCTTGTTTATAGGTGGGAGGATCAGGTTCTCCATTCTTGGCCTTCAAGTGGGTGAATTATATCATAAATCATTAAAGGAAGCTAGGTGATGGAGTTCAAATTGCACCAATCGTTTGCTTGTGTTTTATAAAGTATGGTTATAACTGACCACCAGAAAAAAATGTAAGTGTTCAAGTGAAATCTTATATTGCAGGAAGAAACTATGATCCAATTTCTGTAAGAGGTGCATGGAAGCTTACTCTCGAGGGCGACGAGAAGCCCACAGGGAACTAAGAGCACGCAGGCGGCTATGATATTCTCCAATCGCAAAGAAACATCTTGCTGCTTGCCGGACCGTCAGAATCCTATGCAGCTGGTGAAGAGTCTGTTGTCTCAAATTATCAGCCTACACAAATCATAAGCTTGTTaattgagttaatgaaaaaagaACGACATGATACTGAAAAAATCATGagaagtttgttttttttttctcaagatGTCCCCTTCTTCAgatcaattaattcttttcATATGCTCTACAAGAAAAAATGAAGGCTGATCTTCTAAAAGTTGAAAGTATTCAAAGAGAAACTATATTTTTATTACTAATCTCTATCATATGTAATACAGTGTGTCATGAATGAACTATAGgcagagtgaagaagaagaaaaaaaatgatgggaTGAGTTGAACTGAAGAGGTCCCGCTCATGAGTTTTGGACTCTTCCAATCATACATTTGAAAAAGAATCGCCATGATTAATTGTCTTGATATTTTCTGAAGTTTTATAATTGGTATTTCTTTATGTTCAATGATTGATATCTCGTACTCTTTTCATCGTCAAAAAGCCTTGCCAATCTTTAATTCTACACTCAGAACCGTCCATCATAACAAGTTTAGACTAATAGCAGGTAGTGAACAGCAAGCAGCTATATGTCCCTCCTGGCCCTCCGGAGAGATGAATGAGACCTCGTAGGCCTACGTGTATTCAAATATTGTGGTGTATAAGCGAGACACAAAGGAACATATGGCCGTATCCAATGACACAGAAGGTTACGGCGTTTGGTCCTCTCTTATTTATGTACATGGATAGCAACTTGTAAACTTTCTTCAAGGCGCATAGGAtttaaaaagaaatcatgtaGCTTTTGATTTTGATGGGTCTCTTGGAagcaccaaagaaaaaaaaaaaagaaagcaagctagagagagaagaggggagtTAGATACAAACAGAAGAAAGGACAAAGGAATAATGCATACGAGGACCTACTGAAGGTAAATATTCAATTTTTGATAGTCCTTGAACTTTATTAAAACGGGACAGGTGTACCTAAATATGTACTCAAATCACCTTGTAAGGATATAATTTTGCCCTCAGTTTCTAGAGTGCCACGCAGTAATATATAGGTCTCAGCCTGTAGTTGGTGGAATGGAAGGTTGCCAGCCTAGCCCCTGCTATTCCTGTTATttggatttggaagaagaattctggtttcccaaagaaaaatatgagagcCAAAGGCTGTGAAATTTTTCATCCTCAAAGACTTGTCCAAGATGTATAGTCACGAAGTCAAGGGCAAGAAGGTGGTATTTTgacaaaaatttcaaaaagacTTAGTCGAACAGACgcataaacttaagaaaattcaacatcagaattaaaaaaaaataaattaaaaggcATAAAAAGTCAGTTGTCCTGTATAATATTCATGTGAGTTCTTAGGGAAGTTGTCCAAATTCTCTGAAGATGTTTCTTTTTATTATCAAAATTAGCGATAAGATTTGCTAAACTATTTGAGGATAACTTGTTTCAGAGAATAGCTCTTCATCACTTGAAATCGAAATTTGTAATATATGTTGATCTGTAGTTCTTTATTGTATATTAGCAGTAaccctttttgtttttgtttttttttcgaaaaaaaaaaacaagaggaTCTTTGATGGAAAAACAATTATGCTGTCGTAGAAGTTGCTTAGTATCCAAGTTGATGGGAATGCAAGCAAAGCAGCGACCAGGGACACATCAGGACCCGTTCACTCTTTTCCATGATTTATGTGAAAGATTAGAACTTAGTGCTCTCAATAATTTCCCAGTAACAAGGACTGCCTACGGAGCTCAAGAAAGCAAGTGGGGAATAAGAGGAGGACCTGTCGGACGAATCCCTCGAGGTTGGCAAGCTTCCCGAGTGCAACGCCCATCGAATCCATGTAGATGCCGACGTTGGTGCCTTCACAGAGAGACCCGCTAGCCACCGTATCTGCAAGGGACTGATGGAGCTGCTCGAGGCCCTGCGAGAGGGCCTCTTCAGCCTGCTGTGATGACTGCTGAAGGTTACAGATCCCCACGAGCTGCTGCTCCGTTAACGGATCCAGCTGAGGTATTATAATCTGCTAACAAAAGGAACGAAGAACTCAACAAGAACCTCATCAAGACAAAATTCCAGCGAACAGTGGGTGCAATTTAGTTGCAAATATTTCAACTGTTTGGTGGAAAAAAAGAgcgaagagatgatggaggaaaCTTATGGTAAGGTGCTTTCAGACCTTGAGCAGCTCAGAAGGTCTGAATCCACCCATCCAAAGGAAGCACCGCTCGGCCGGAGTAGTCCACATCCCAGTTATGAGGTGGAAGACGTCTGATTTGGCAGCGACTCCTTTCAGCCGGAAGATCTCATCATAGTGAGTGAGGCATTCATCCACCATGACTCTGAGGTCGCCCTCGGGGAGGTGCGCTTGCAACCCCCGACGTAGGTCTGTCATGTGCTTGTAGTTCTCATCCAACCATCGAGCGTATTCCATGTCAAAGATTGCTGCAGCTGTAAATAATATAATTTCGTATAAAGAGTCTAAAtacattgagagagagagagaggggggggggggggggggagagatcATGGTGTTACAGATATGAGCAAACATCACTATGATGATAATATCTAAATCTTAACATCTATCCAAGTTAGAGATTTTATGGAATAAAAAACTTTTTAATTATGAAGAGGAAATGGGGTTGTTACCAGAACTGATATTTCCATCTGCACTAGCTCCTCCAAAGAACAGACCCTAAACACCATCCATATTTAATGAAATAAACATGTCGAACTACATCTGATATATagagaaaaagaacaaaagaagagTATATTTGTATCTTCTCAGTGTTACCTGCGATCGTGCTCTCTGGAGATCTTGTTCTATCTGAGTAAGTTTGATTCTGCTGGATTCCAACTGTTGTACATAAGCCTGTCAAAATGGAAGAGATGAGATAACCATATTGTAAGGATCTTATCCTCAAAATATTCTAAGGATCCAGCAGCTCTAATTGAACAATTTCTGCATGAGAACTGCTGATTAGAAATTAAACCACCTTCTTTCTCAGTCGGCTTTTGCGCGCTGCCTCTCGATTCTGAGCTAAGCGTCTCAAGGTCTgtcattaacaaaaaaaaaagcacttaAGCTTAATAATCTTTTACTCTCATGATTAGGTTCTGCCATCCTATGGcatatattttttgtttattttgtgaTGTAAGTCTTTTTGAGAGGTACTTTGGTGCTATAAATCAACAAAATGTTTTATAGAGTTGGATGTTTTTCAAATGTTCCACCAAACCGCGGAGGGTTACAGGCCAAACGCTGCCTTCTATCGAACGTCAATCGATATATTAGGACACAGATGTCAGATGTCCTATGTGATAATAAAAGTGCTTTGTCTTGTTGCAAGAGGACTTAATCAGCCTTGCATACATGCATGAATGCATGCATGTACATGAATGTTAAAAGCACATGCATGTCTGCAGGCACGAATTGAATGTGCATGCCTgggtatatgtatgtatgcatgataGAATTCCATGCATGTGAACGTTCCCAGGTACCTACCCGGactcggagagagagagagagagagagagagagagagagagagagagagagagaggtttcaCGACCTTCGTATCTAATATTTTTCCATCTTCCTCTGCGGTTGACCCAGCCATCCTCCTCTGCCACATGAAATGTATGATAATGGTTTCAAATATCATGTGACCGGATCAAAgaagagtaaaaaaaaataatatatatatatatttttaaaaacgaAGGCCAGTGACCAACGATGCAAGTGATTGGAATGTTCCAAGTTTTCAATAGTAACTGAAGCTTTGGTTAGGTGACAGCAAAAGGAATAATCATCTATTCTTAGTAAATATATATACTAGATTTCCAATCCAACTCAGTCCAGTTCAATAATTATTGCCATCCAAAAACTCACTGGAGACCAAAATTCCCTTGAGGTAATTTGTAAATTTATAACTAGTTAATACAACAAATTTATGGTGAACAAAATTGGTTGTTATGGTGAAAGGCAAATGTACCGACCAGCAACGGTAGCAACTCATCTTGAAAGAAGACACGGACTTATGTACCAAACAAAAAAGAACAGCACTCATAAATAGTTGTCTGAAGAAAGCTATCAACAGTTAAAACGCTGGGAATCGTGGAGATTGGACATCCCAACCCAACAAGCAGTAATGTCTCTCCTTGGGATCTATGTTGACAACTACTGTTCCTGGAATTATTACCTCTGGTCAaacatccatatatatatatattttagcaGGTGCTGAAATCTTGAGATCTGGGATAAGTGATGAGATTTAAATGCTGGCCTGGTTTCTTTATGATTTTTTGGGTATTTGGGCCTGTAATAATGGAGGGTAGGCAAACATTGAAGCAGTACCTTTTCTTGGGTCCTGGGTTGATGATTTGGTGGTGCAGCTGCCGTTCTGGGGGCATCGCCGGCTATCATcccttgctgctgctgctgctgctgctttgaAGGCTGCTCTAAGGAAGCCTTTATGCTCACAGCTGGGGACTCTGAGTCCGGCTGGGAGATCGTGTTTTGGGCTGATCCTGAATCAGTGCTCTCAGCTGGCTGTGAGTTTTCCTGTTggcattaaagaaaggggggcACCATGAGACCTAAATGGGGCAACAGCCCATTCCTTGCTCTCTTTACTTCTATTCTCCTTTTCTGCATCAAAAAGCCCAAGTCAAAAGGCAAGACCATACCTTGGGAGTTTGTTGGAATCTCATTGGCCATGAGGGGAAGATTTCAAGAGTAGGAGGTCTGGTTGTGAAAAAGGctgcaagagagagaaagagaggatatGCAGGAGATGAAATCAAGTAAAGCTGTCTAAGAATCAGAAAGAAATAGACTAAAGTACAGTCAGTGTTCCAAAAGGGAACTCATTCCTTTCCCTCTGCCACAAGGGTGGCGAGAGCTAGTAATGGAACACTGGAATCAACTGAGGGAGAGAGAGTATGTTTCTGTGAGTACTGGGGATCACACAATCCAAACTCTCCTGCCTCATGTGATCACTATGGTAGGAAAAGGCAAAGCAGCCTTTGTGAAGACCATTTCAACCCTTTTCATATCTGTGCTGAAGGATGAGAGGAGTGCAATTTTAGAGGTGGTTAtgctgagagaggaagagaaacgGGAGTGAGGGGCCTACGTTTCCTGTCTTCATCACTTCTAGTGCCAGCAACTCCATGCATGAGAGCCGCTTCCAACTCCCAAAAATAAGCAGCTCCTTCCTGATCactaaaattagaaaaagttTATGAAATTAGTGGAGAGGAgcgatattttttttcttgaaaaaaaccgaaagaaaagaaaatctgagAATAGATCAGGCTGAAAGTTTATGAAATCGGTGGCACAAGGTGCAATCCCAAAGAAAGGTAACACATAGGAGTGgagaaaaggagaaggagaagataaagtagatcATGAAATGGAGAAGAACCGATGAAGGATTTGAAAAGAGACACATAAGTGGAGGGAGGAGAGAACCATCGAAGAGCCAGACATGCAAGCTTATGGTTTTTATAAAGGAATAGTTAACTTCAGAAAAGGACCTT
Encoded here:
- the LOC103703223 gene encoding transcription factor TGA2.2-like isoform X3, translating into MANHSAGETGLSESGSSSQPLAYGFHGITPAATNFFDQEGAAYFWELEAALMHGVAGTRSDEDRKPFFTTRPPTLEIFPSWPMRFQQTPKENSQPAESTDSGSAQNTISQPDSESPAVSIKASLEQPSKQQQQQQQGMIAGDAPRTAAAPPNHQPRTQEKTLRRLAQNREAARKSRLRKKAYVQQLESSRIKLTQIEQDLQRARSQGLFFGGASADGNISSAAAIFDMEYARWLDENYKHMTDLRRGLQAHLPEGDLRVMVDECLTHYDEIFRLKGVAAKSDVFHLITGMWTTPAERCFLWMGGFRPSELLKIIIPQLDPLTEQQLVGICNLQQSSQQAEEALSQGLEQLHQSLADTVASGSLCEGTNVGIYMDSMGVALGKLANLEGFVRQADNLRQQTLHQLHRILTVRQAARCFFAIGEYHSRLRALSSLWASRRPRDVCIRNLITDGSACPTTADLQIIHQPVHSHFSAF
- the LOC103703223 gene encoding transcription factor TGAL5-like isoform X2; this encodes MANHSAGETGLSESGSSSQPLAYGFHGITPAATNFFDQEGAAYFWELEAALMHGVAGTRSDEDRKPFFTTRPPTLEIFPSWPMRFQQTPKENSQPAESTDSGSAQNTISQPDSESPAVSIKASLEQPSKQQQQQQQGMIAGDAPRTAAAPPNHQPRTQEKRRMAGSTAEEDGKILDTKTLRRLAQNREAARKSRLRKKAYVQQLESSRIKLTQIEQDLQRARSQGLFFGGASADGNISSAAAIFDMEYARWLDENYKHMTDLRRGLQAHLPEGDLRVMVDECLTHYDEIFRLKGVAAKSDVFHLITGMWTTPAERCFLWMGGFRPSELLKIIIPQLDPLTEQQLVGICNLQQSSQQAEEALSQGLEQLHQSLADTVASGSLCEGTNVGIYMDSMGVALGKLANLEGFVRQADNLRQQTLHQLHRILTVRQAARCFFAIGEYHSRLRALSSLWASRRPRENLITDGSACPTTADLQIIHQPVHSHFSAF
- the LOC103703223 gene encoding transcription factor TGAL5-like isoform X1, whose protein sequence is MANHSAGETGLSESGSSSQPLAYGFHGITPAATNFFDQEGAAYFWELEAALMHGVAGTRSDEDRKPFFTTRPPTLEIFPSWPMRFQQTPKENSQPAESTDSGSAQNTISQPDSESPAVSIKASLEQPSKQQQQQQQGMIAGDAPRTAAAPPNHQPRTQEKRRMAGSTAEEDGKILDTKTLRRLAQNREAARKSRLRKKAYVQQLESSRIKLTQIEQDLQRARSQGLFFGGASADGNISSAAAIFDMEYARWLDENYKHMTDLRRGLQAHLPEGDLRVMVDECLTHYDEIFRLKGVAAKSDVFHLITGMWTTPAERCFLWMGGFRPSELLKIIIPQLDPLTEQQLVGICNLQQSSQQAEEALSQGLEQLHQSLADTVASGSLCEGTNVGIYMDSMGVALGKLANLEGFVRQADNLRQQTLHQLHRILTVRQAARCFFAIGEYHSRLRALSSLWASRRPRDVCIRNLITDGSACPTTADLQIIHQPVHSHFSAF